A window from Sinorhizobium fredii encodes these proteins:
- a CDS encoding transglycosylase SLT domain-containing protein produces the protein MGRLARAAGAGLALYLSAAALADVTEARTDAPVTARKCLYSGVSTANPSIPLCITRENFARDVCSIIEHYADANDLPAPFFARLIWRESLFQPDAVSPKGAEGIAQFMPGTAKLRGLTNSFDAVAALAKSAEYLSELKLRYGNLGFAAAAYNAGEAGLERFLEVDWLPYETREYVLAITAHPVEDWRDNPPKSLDLALDKAKSFLDGCVALANSRRLREIVVVDEAPWAPWGVQLAAHQRKTIAHRLFLNAVKRLPAPINGEKALVVRERNGSFGGRTRYAARIGRQTRSEADKLCTTIRRSGGACIVFKN, from the coding sequence ATGGGACGTCTGGCGCGTGCTGCCGGGGCCGGCTTGGCGCTGTACCTGTCCGCAGCCGCCTTGGCCGATGTGACCGAGGCTCGGACCGACGCGCCGGTCACCGCGCGAAAGTGCCTTTACTCCGGTGTCTCTACGGCAAATCCATCAATCCCCCTCTGCATCACCCGTGAGAACTTCGCGCGGGACGTCTGCAGCATCATCGAGCATTATGCGGATGCGAACGACCTGCCGGCGCCGTTTTTTGCTCGGCTGATCTGGCGCGAAAGCTTGTTCCAGCCGGACGCTGTCAGCCCGAAAGGCGCCGAGGGCATTGCGCAGTTCATGCCGGGAACGGCGAAGCTGCGCGGTCTCACAAACAGTTTCGACGCCGTGGCGGCGCTCGCCAAATCCGCCGAATATTTGAGTGAACTCAAGCTCCGCTACGGCAATCTGGGTTTTGCGGCGGCCGCCTATAATGCTGGAGAGGCCGGCCTCGAACGGTTTCTCGAGGTTGACTGGCTGCCCTATGAGACGCGCGAATACGTTCTGGCGATCACCGCCCACCCGGTGGAGGACTGGCGCGACAACCCGCCGAAATCGCTCGATCTCGCGCTCGACAAGGCCAAGAGCTTCCTGGACGGCTGTGTCGCGCTCGCCAACAGCCGGCGGCTGCGCGAAATCGTCGTTGTGGACGAGGCGCCATGGGCGCCCTGGGGCGTTCAATTGGCGGCCCACCAGAGGAAAACCATCGCGCACCGCCTGTTCCTGAACGCCGTGAAAAGACTGCCGGCGCCGATCAACGGCGAAAAGGCGCTCGTTGTGCGCGAGCGCAACGGCAGCTTCGGCGGCAGAACGCGTTATGCAGCCCGCATCGGCCGCCAGACGCGAAGCGAGGCGGACAAGCTCTGCACGACGATTCGCCGCAGCGGCGGCGCCTGCATCGTCTTCAAGAACTGA